The nucleotide sequence CCATATTCGTCGGCGAGCAAGCCCGCCGACGATCAAGGCTTGCGCCTATATTACTTCGCGATGGCGCTGACAACCCCTGCGCCGACGGTACGACCGCCTTCGCGAATGGTGAAGCGCTGGCCAACGTCCATTGCGATCGGCGCGATGAGCTTGACGCCCAGAGCGACGTTGTCGCCCGGCATGACCATCTCGGTGCCCTCGGGCAGCTCGATCGTGCCGGTCACGTCCGTCGTACGGAAGTAGAACTGCGGACGATAGTTGCCGAAGAACGGCGTGTGACGGCCACCTTCGTCCTTCGACAGCACGTACACTTCCGACTGGAACTCGGTGTGCGGCGTGATCGAGCCGGGCTTGGCCAGAACCTGGCCGCGCTCGACGTCTTCACGGCCGACGCCGCGCAGCAGCGCACCGACGTTATCGCCAGCCTGGCCCTGGTCGAGCAGCTTGCGGAACATTTCGACGCCCGTGACGGTGGTCTTGCGGGTGTCGTGAATGCCGACGATCTCGACTTCTTCACCAACCTTGACGATGCCGGTCTCGACGCGGCCGGTCACAACCGTACCACGGCCCGAAATCGAGAACACGTCTTCGATCGGCATCATGAAGGGCTTGTCGAGCGGACGATCCGGCTCGGGGATCGATTCGTCGACGGCAGCCATGAGCGCCAAGATCGCTTCGTGACCCAGCTTCTTGTCGCTGTCTTCCAGAGCGGCAAGCGCCGAACCACGGATGATCGGAATGTTGTCGCCGTCGAACTCACGCTTGGAGAGCTCTTCGCGGATTTCCATCTCGACCAGCTCGAGGATTTCCTCGTCGTCGACCATGTCGACCTTGTTGAGGAAGACGACCATGGTGGGAACGCCGACCTGCTTGGCGAGCAGGATGTGCTCCTTGGTCTGCGGCATCGGGCCGTCGGTGGCCGAAACGACCAGGATCGCGCCGTCCATCTGCGCCGCGCCGGTGATCATGTTCTTCACATAGTCGGCGTGGCCGGGGCAGTCGACGTGCGCATAGTGACGGTTGGCCGTCTCATACTCGACGTGCGCGGTCGAGATGGTGATGCCGCGCTCACGCTCTTCGGGCGCCTTGTCGATGTTGGCGAAGTCGACGGCGACGCCGCCACCGGTTTCCGCCAGGACCTTGGTGATCGCAGCCGTCAGCGACGTCTTGCCATGGTCGACGTGACCGATGGTGCCGATGTTGAGGTGCGGCTTGTTCCGCTCAAACTTTGCCTTCGCCATGTTTCCCTACCTTCTGATTCGATTTCCCGGCCACGATGGGGACTCGCGAGAAGGCGGCCCCATAGCGGCTGATTTTAAAGAATGCCAGCGCTTCCGCGCCGAGCTGGTTACGCCATCTTCGCCTTGACTTCCTCGGCGACGTTGGCGGGCACCTCTTCATAGTGGCTGAACTGCATCGAGTAGCTCGCGCGGCCCTGCGTGAACGAGCGCAGTTGGTTCACATAACCGAACATGTTCGCCAGCGGCACCATTGCCGTCACAGCCTGAGCATTACCGCGCGTGTCGGTGCCCTGGATCTGACCACGACGCGAGTTCATGTCGCCGATCACGTCGCCCAGATAATCCTCGGGCGTCACAACCTCAACCTTCATCACCGGCTCGAGCAGCTTGATGCCCGACTTCTGAGCCGCCTCGCGCATCGCACCGCGGGCACAGATTTCGAACGCCAGCGCCGACGAGTCGACGTCGTGGTACGCACCGTCGGTCAGGTGAACCTCGAAGTCGATGATCGGGAAGCCGATCAGCGAACCCGTCTCGGCGGTCTCGCGGAAGCCCTTTTCAACCGACGGGATATATTCGCGCGGGATGTTGCCGCCCTTGATCTCGTCAAAGAACTGGAAGCCCGAACCACGCTCGCCAGGCACCACGGTCACCTTGACGCGACCGAACTGACCCGAACCACCCGACTGCTTCTTGTGGGTATAGTCGATGTCGACCTTCTTGCCGAGATATTCGCGGTAAGCCACCTGCGGCGCGCCGACGTTCGCCTCGACCTTGAACTCGCGCTTCATGCGATCGACAAGGATTTCGAGGTGAAGCTCACCCATGCCCTTGATGATCGTCTGGCCCGATTCGTGATCGGTCGAAACGCGGAACGAAGGATCCTCTGCGGCAAGGCGATTGAGCGCGAGGCCCATCTTTTCCTGGTCAGCCTTGGTCTTCGGCTCGACCGACAGCTCGATCACGGGCTCAGGGAATTCCATCCGCTCCAGAATGATCGGGTTCGCCGGATCGCACAGCGTGTCACCGGTCGTCGTTTCCTTCAGACCCGCGATCGCGACGATGTCGCCTGCCCGCGCTTCCTCGATGTCCTCACGGCTGTTCGCATGCATCAGCAGCATACGGCCGATCTTTTCCTTCTTGTCCTTCACCGAGTTCAGGTAGCCGCCCTTGGTCAGGATACCCGAATAGATGCGAGCGAAGGTCAGCGTGCCGACGAACGGATCGTTCATGATCTTGAACGCCAGCGCCGAGAACGGCGCCTGGTCCGACGAAGGACGCTCGTCCGGCGTTTCGCCGTCCAGCTTCACGCCCTTGATCGCAGGGACGTCGAGCGGGCTGGGCAGATAGTCGACCACGGCGTCGAGCAGGGGCTGCACGCCCTTGTTCTTGAACGCCGAACCGCAGACCACCGGCACGAACGACATGTTCAGCGTGCCCTTGCGGATCAGCTTCTTGAGCGTGGCAGCGTCGGGCTCGTTGCCCTCGAGATACGCTTCCATCGCCTCGTCGTCCTGCTCGACGGCGAGTTCGATCAGGTCGCTGCGATACTTCGCGGCCTTTTCGGCCAGGTCGTCGGGGATCGGCTGATATTCGAACTTCGCGCCCAGGCT is from Sphingomonas sp. IW22 and encodes:
- the tuf gene encoding elongation factor Tu translates to MAKAKFERNKPHLNIGTIGHVDHGKTSLTAAITKVLAETGGGVAVDFANIDKAPEERERGITISTAHVEYETANRHYAHVDCPGHADYVKNMITGAAQMDGAILVVSATDGPMPQTKEHILLAKQVGVPTMVVFLNKVDMVDDEEILELVEMEIREELSKREFDGDNIPIIRGSALAALEDSDKKLGHEAILALMAAVDESIPEPDRPLDKPFMMPIEDVFSISGRGTVVTGRVETGIVKVGEEVEIVGIHDTRKTTVTGVEMFRKLLDQGQAGDNVGALLRGVGREDVERGQVLAKPGSITPHTEFQSEVYVLSKDEGGRHTPFFGNYRPQFYFRTTDVTGTIELPEGTEMVMPGDNVALGVKLIAPIAMDVGQRFTIREGGRTVGAGVVSAIAK
- the fusA gene encoding elongation factor G, producing the protein MARSHPLERYRNIGIMAHIDAGKTTTTERILYYTGKSYKIGEVHEGTATMDWMEQEQERGITITSAATTCKWRADEGKGEEHLINIIDTPGHVDFTIEVERSLRVLDGAVACFDGVAGVEPQSETVWRQADKYGVPRMCFVNKLDRTGADFYFCVQSIIDRLGAKPAVLYLPIGIEGGFKGLVDLVENRAIIWLEESLGAKFEYQPIPDDLAEKAAKYRSDLIELAVEQDDEAMEAYLEGNEPDAATLKKLIRKGTLNMSFVPVVCGSAFKNKGVQPLLDAVVDYLPSPLDVPAIKGVKLDGETPDERPSSDQAPFSALAFKIMNDPFVGTLTFARIYSGILTKGGYLNSVKDKKEKIGRMLLMHANSREDIEEARAGDIVAIAGLKETTTGDTLCDPANPIILERMEFPEPVIELSVEPKTKADQEKMGLALNRLAAEDPSFRVSTDHESGQTIIKGMGELHLEILVDRMKREFKVEANVGAPQVAYREYLGKKVDIDYTHKKQSGGSGQFGRVKVTVVPGERGSGFQFFDEIKGGNIPREYIPSVEKGFRETAETGSLIGFPIIDFEVHLTDGAYHDVDSSALAFEICARGAMREAAQKSGIKLLEPVMKVEVVTPEDYLGDVIGDMNSRRGQIQGTDTRGNAQAVTAMVPLANMFGYVNQLRSFTQGRASYSMQFSHYEEVPANVAEEVKAKMA